In Papaver somniferum cultivar HN1 chromosome 1, ASM357369v1, whole genome shotgun sequence, a genomic segment contains:
- the LOC113312329 gene encoding probable beta-1,4-xylosyltransferase IRX9H, whose amino-acid sequence MASIRRTPYPSSPLCNDGIPRVESPSHKLLYGSNYSPATSRFRRFLSGFFIPSSQKNSKKQMKRSITRFSLFFVFGFLLGLTPFGTIDFDTQFTYNTSQPQDFSLDHHHTQTVNRVIRENVVADGGGDGVGGGGIGIGGVAIGIEGVAGGGIEETGGIGDDGMGNAVIPKKQLIIVTPTYNRALQAYFLHRLGQTLRLVEAPLLWIVVEMNMLSMETAGILRKSGVMYRHLVCAKNNTNVKDRGVHQRNTVLQHIEQHKLDGIVYFADDDNIYSLELFQSLREISRFGTWPVAMLAQSKAKAILEGPVCNGSQVIGWHTNEKSKRLRRFHVDMSGFAFNSTILWDPKKWHRPTSKPVRQLDTVKEGFQETTFIEQVVEDEYQMEGIPEGCSRVMNWHLHLDARNLVYPGGWQLQKNLDAVLPVSEFG is encoded by the exons ATGGCATCGATTCGGCGAACACCATATCCATCATCACCATTATGCAATGATGGAATTCCCAGAGTTGAATCTCCATCACATAAGCTCCTCTACGGTTCGAATTACTCACCAGCAACATCCAGATTTCGAAGATTCTTATCCGGATTCTTCATTCCATCATCGCAGAAGAATTCGAAGAAACAAATGAAAAGGTCAATCACTCGATTCTCATTGTTTTTTGTATTTGGATTCTTATTAGGTTTAACTCCATTTGGTACTATTGATTTTGATACTCAATTCACCTATAATACTAGTCAACCACAAGATTTCTCACTTGATCATCATCATACGCAAACTGTTAATCGTGTTATTAGAGAAAATGTTGTAGCCGATGGTGGCGGTGacggtgttggtggtggtggaattggCATTGGAGGTGTTGCAATTGGCATTGAAGGTGTTGCTGGTGGAGGAATTGAGGAAACTGGTGGAATTGGAGATGATGGAATGGGTAATGCTGTAATACCAAAGAAACAATTGATAATTGTGACGCCAACGTATAATCGAGCGTTACAAGCGTATTTTCTACATAGATTAGGACAGACATTGAGACTTGTTGAAGCGCCGTTATTGTGGATTGTTGTGGAAATGAATATGTTGTCGATGGAGACAgcagggattttgaggaaaagtgGTGTTATGTATAGACATCTTGTTTGTGCCAAGAATAATACGAATGTCAAAGATAGAGGTGTTCATCAGAGGAATACTGTTTTGCAGCATATTGAGCAGCATAAGCTTGATGGGATTGTGTATTTCGCAGATGATGATAATATCTATTCGCTCGAGTTGTTTCAAAGCTTGAGAGAGATCAG CCGCTTCGGCACTTGGCCAGTTGCTATGCTTGctcaaagcaaagccaaggcgaTACTGGAAGGTCCTGTCTGCAATGGAAGTCAGGTTATCGGATGGCATACAAATGAGAAGAGTAAGAGGCTTAGAAGGTTTCATGTCGATATGTCAGGATTTGCATTCAATAGCACCATCCTTTGGGATCCCAAGAAATGGCATCGCCCAACATCAAAACCTGTGCGACAGCTGGACACAGTGAAGGAAGGGTTTCAA GAGACCACATTTATCGAGCAGGTGGTGGAGGATGAATATCAAATGGAAGGCATACCTGAAGGTTGTTCAAGAGTCATGAATTGGCATCTCCATTTAGATGCCCGTAATCTCGTGTATCCAGGAGGGTGGCAACTTCAAAAGAACCTTGACGCTGTTCTCCCTGTTTCAGAGTTTGGCTAA